Proteins encoded by one window of Seriola aureovittata isolate HTS-2021-v1 ecotype China chromosome 4, ASM2101889v1, whole genome shotgun sequence:
- the LOC130167856 gene encoding protocadherin Fat 4 isoform X1, whose amino-acid sequence MMDSTGQRRKYTIFMFHFLVFNTASSHEPSSGNTVNVSSVRQFADTVLGQHMLPSWYYTSVDAVPEHGAVSLQSHNRWRTQMASSKTVYSFEVKEDTAPVSASPSNYSSSNVLTGTVVGKVETAFESHTPIAYSVQEDDGENLFLLSPLSGEFLLSRSLDFEAQRFYILTVAVQQGDLPVSSVRVYFSVLNVNDNPPVFSQDTFSASLLEDTRVGTCFLSLNASDKDEGDNGGLKLTVVDGDEETEFFINSVGSLCLNKELDRERQSSYNLTVTANDCVHPVSLQLTSTAHVIVVLIDVNDNAPLFVSAKSVSVPEDTALHSAVMTVHAEDEDTGSNGEVLYYLNSISGGTFSIDNGSGIIYLEGTLDREQVDTLTITITATDRGSPRMATTMNLTVHVEDANDHDPEFSRSTYNLTVREDIPRGTSLFLVRAHDRDIGPNGQVRYLLTQASPFVVDTVRGVLTVMDKLDRERESNYTLFITGVDQGDKPRSTTAAFSVTVLDINDSAPQFSPETLILHVMENEEDPAQLTHQLSALDKDLGVNSQLTYFIQNGNSDGLFSITPNGTFQILHSLDREKESLYIVTIIAVDSGLPPLTGTLTVQVIVDDINDNRPEFTEEDYNTIVSEDSPTGTVFAMIMASDIDEGVSGEIRYFMEKLDIPIAIEETSGELFTTDVLDRETVAIYRLTVIGSDKHPTQPLSSSVLVTVVIGDINDHWPRFTNSPYVAYVPTEMAPGSVVCAVRATDEDSEMNAELQYSLYGQSSDLFSINPFSGTVFTSSALRRTEDIIVNIHVEDAGENPKFDSTTMSIRFQNVSDFPEMNVDVLSYSLSEDEPVGTLVAVVSAVSVRAEPISFYLASGNFEVMFHVEQLSGALRVENPLDYENKKDFTLLVEARDSGSPPFSSFAEIHINISDVNDNFPQFTQAEYRCEVFENSPPSWVCDVLAIDADSGSYGTVRYNITEGNTDHLFAIDSENGLLSTTASLDRENIPKFSLIVEAAEGGNPLHRDRATVIIIVLDRNDNIPRFSQIFLTEVPEDAGVGHTVIQVTSTDDDTGPNAVINYSIIDQNDDIPFNIDFTTGYITVERLLDREMQDHYVLKVSANDSVWIISTDVTIVITDVNDNKPVFSDHFHNAVLPETKDKEVFVMQVLATDADVGQNSEILYVIEPPNEEFWVNATFGQIYTKQPLMLHHSAFEIYQFTVMAFDCGAVPLYSNATVTVRLEPYNHYPPMFLPLQPLIAIPYDMATGTEVIQFAAIDLDVNSSSANIEYVLNEDNASDFFWIQPDNGKVKLKQSLTENLNSFLTLIVVAKDQGTPPLSSQTEITFEITGRNQFSPSFREPAVTFSVPEDLPVGSVIGRIQAEDRDYGPNGAIMYCITPENQYLPFSVGEASGLLTLIRELDFEEEVIHQLQIKAADGGWVSRKSMLNVTVVVMDVNDNPPVFSYSEYLTSVPENSEIGTNVLDVKAADADAGINAQISYSIIAGHVDKFAIDSRNGTITTLDVFDYEREQIFDVTIKASNAGGYNLFTLAHVVIQIADINEFTPTFRKREFNFSVYKNVTVGTIIGAVTATDYDQGSEGQVFYLMFGQNKYIGFEINKLSGEIYTTGSLRKQGNSRIVLKVLAKNSGVITGMDVDETLVLISVIDTNDAPMFTSALYLANVTEDSPIGTSVITVSALDQDSILDWNRFFFSIESGNTNFSFAIDPPSGVISVNSPLDRELWAVYNLTVTATDNGSPPATGTTKVTVTIADVNDNTPELTLTEAQLKENQPQGTVVARLNASDSDLPPNQGPFTYWLVSPSTGSAFSLTPDGVLFTTRPIDREQISAYRVLLAVSDAGTPALSSTAIFHIRIVDENDNPSLPRNIFIEVKYFGSSFQGGMIGNVHPEDQDESDTFICGIKSGPLNMFTIPNGTCELWSSPFQGEATFNITIEATDQLHFPVNNSIYVNYKGFTNASIDSCILFYMSSSSMEEFLSNKYLRFVKALDSLFNLQASKTHVFGIKLIGSEILLLAAVKNYNGEYLSREVASGISAGHKKLLESQTNVMISHITSDPCLTSPCQNGAVCNKNIYIGQDVAVLESLLVIFVSPQKEVFNCTCPAGFTGTLCEDDIDECEVNPCKNKGTCVNTAGSFYCHCQSSFSGSICSIDVDECLKVKCQNGGTCLPAQDGYYCHCVPGYEGEMCEQFIDHCSSTPCIHGSCISSQTGFSCLCPFGVSGVHCEEHSFGFEELSFMEFPPLDRRANLISLEFATVQRNSLLLYSPGGSSSREFLALEILDGAIHLSYDLGSGPVRLQTNKQVADGYFHIVTARRIGNMGSLRVDNCTDVENNGFCFSESHGSGSERSLDVGNSYITFGGLRTIEFILLHPAQIKTHDFVGCIRNIHVNGIQLTQSMALVTYNILDRCPRTAVSPCHSDPCKNGGVCHDLWSDHLCECKSPFFGSDCAEESSEEFVLRLDGNDYIEYVIKERFKRDYLLKDSLDDEKEGNNRHQTVINIKFKTKHNGALMFVTGQTGYIMLKIKDRKPVFLSKDTLSGHLSEFTVDSTVADRVWHVLSLFSNGQITFLTLDGKPVLNITDRIMDLTPVSVEKIILGAALTGDSKLQQSGFSGCVQYFNVTGYTLPVSGHSVTVDIWPSPTLLQSSCISPGVCLPSPCSDEDTVRRSCLSGQCQTRWRCGPAVQNRSCICLHNVSDHACDICISTTESRDQCSEAEGSVPLWLIAVILPLISILVIIGMFLALYRVRRQNAKCQPDSLPQKTERGTDNVTFCFDDNMTLTDAAPAEKEKQHDPVTADLQRSSVEFYCDASLSSVQPEPNSELEYYEIGSISSAFHSDTSLELSWHKHWYSTKCAKADPKRWGDLKMLLTRFKKECSSEVKAKSPTKPQHVASLNKQLSEQPQNTPPCYTKKIPQPELLEPVQCLTFEEISKINAPLEQTMSHQASLRCGPTKSTTMEDVSFDSETDSTFTCSESECRQVSVISTRKDGHYQSSLFARSFRQQDILPVSTLFKHNCHSAAGQHKDDSTPSRMFERWENILNMHLPYSSYVPVFEDIVCLPMEPSQSYDMQSDTEEII is encoded by the exons ATGATGGactccactggacaaaggaggAAGTATAcaatttttatgtttcattttttg GTGTTTAACACTGCATCCTCTCATGAACCCTCATCTGGAAATACAGTGAATGTGAGCAGTGTGAGGCAGTTTGCAGATACCGTCTTAGGGCAGCATATGCTTCCCTCCTGGTATTATACATCTGTTGATGCTGTGCCCGAGCATGGCGCAGTCAGTTTACAGTCTCACAACAGATGGCGAACACAGATGGCTTCCTCCaaaactgtttattcatttgaagTGAAAGAAGACACAGCACCAG TCAGTGCATCACCCAGTAATTATTCATCATCCAATGTGTTGACAGGAACAGTTGtgggaaaagtggaaacagcatTTGAGAGTCACACGCCTATCGCATATTCAGTGCAGGAGGATGACGGAGAGAACCTGTTCCTCCTCAGCCCCCTCTCAGGGGAGTTCCTATTATCCCGCAGCCTGGATTTCGAAGCACAAAGATTCTACATTCTCACAGTGGCGGTGCAGCAGGGGGATTTGCCGGTGTCCAGTGTCAGGGTGTACTTCAGTGTGTTGAATGTGAACGACAACccccctgttttcagtcagGATACCTTTTCTGCATCGTTGCTGGAAGACACACGGGTTGGCACTTGCTTCCTGTCCTTGAATGCGTCAGATAAAGACGAGG GTGACAATGGAGGGTTGAAACTGACCGTTGTCgatggagatgaagagacagagttCTTCATAAACTCAGTTGGTAGTTTGTGCCTGAACAAAGagttagacagagagagacagtcctCCTACAATCTGACGGTCACAGCCAATGACTGTGTCCATCCTGTGTCTTTACAGCTGACCAGCACAGCACATGTTATCGTGGTGCTTATTGATGTCAATGACAATGCTCCATTGTTTGTGTCAGCCAAAAGTGTCAGTGTACCAGAGGACACTGCACTTCATTCTGCTGTAATGACTGTACATGCTGAGGATGAAGACACTGGATCCAACGGGGAagttttgtattatttaaacagcatttctgGAGGCACGTTCAGCATCGATAACGGAAGTGGAATAATATACCTGGAGGGGACATTAGATAGGGAGCAAGTAGATACTCTGACTATTACTATAACAGCCACTGATAGAGGCTCACCCAGGATGGCAACAACTATGAATCTCACGGTGCACGTTGAAGATGCGAATGATCATGACCCTGAGTTCTCACGAAGCACCTACAATCTGACAGTAAGAGAGGACATCCCCAGAGGAACCAGCTTGTTCCTGGTCCGGGCTCATGATCGAGACATCGGGCCAAATGGACAAGTGCGGTACTTGCTGACCCAGGCGAGTCCGTTTGTGGTGGACACGGTTCGAGGTGTCCTCACAGTCATGGATAaactggacagagagagggagtcaAACTACACCTTATTCATAACAGGTGTAGATCAAGGGGACAAACCCAGATCCACTACTGCTGCattcagtgtcacagtgttgGATATCAACGACTCTGCACCCCAGTTTTCTCCAGAAACACTGATCTTACACGTCATGGAGAATGAGGAGGATCCCGCTCAGCTAACACATCAG ctctCAGCTTTGGACAAAGATTTGGGGGTCAACAGCCAACTTACTTATTTCATACAGAATGGAAATAGTGATGGTTTGTTCTCCATCACTCCCAATGGCACTTTTCAGATCTTACACAGcctggacagagagaaggaatcACTATATATCGTCACCATTATTGCTGTTGATTCAG GATTGCCACCTTTAACAGGTACTCTTACTGTACAAGTCATAGTGGATGACATCAACGATAATCGCCCAGAGTTTACTGAGGAAGACTACAACACCATAGTGTCAGAGGACAGTCCCACAGGCACAGTGTTTGCCATGATAATGGCATCTGACATTGACGAGGGTGTCAGTGGGGAAATAAG GTATTTCATGGAGAAGCTTGATATACCTATTGCTATTGAGGAAACATCTGGAGAGCTGTTTACAACTGATGTCCTGGACAGGGAGACAGTAGCCATCTACAGGCTGACAGTGATTGGCAGTGATAAGCATCCTACTCAGCCCCTGTCAAGCTCAGTGCTTGTCACTGTGGTCATTGGCGATATTAACGACCACTGGCCTCGGTTTACGAACAGCCCCTATGTGGCCTATGTGCCCACCGAAATGGCTCCAG gctCGGTTGTTTGTGCAGTAAGAGCAACTGACGAAGACAGTGAGATGAACGCAGAACTACAGTATTCATTATATGGACAAAGCTCCGATCTGTTTTCCATCAATCCATTCAGTGGCACCGTGTTCACTTCAAGTGCTCTCAGGAGAACAGAAGATATCATTGTCAACATACATGTGGAAGATGCTGGAGAAAATCCTAAATTTGACAGCACCACCATGAGTATCAGGTTTCAGAACGTCTCTGACTTTCCAGAGATGAATGTGGATGTTCTAAGTTATTCCCTCTCCGAGGACGAGCCAGTGGGAACATTAGTGGCTGTGGTCTCTGCTGTGAGTGTCAGAGCTGAACCCATCTCTTTTTATCTCGCCTCCGGAAACTTTGAAGTCATGTTTCATGTGGAGCAATTAAGTGGAGCACTGAGAGTGGAGAACCCTCTGGATTATGAGAACAAAAAGGATTTTACTTTATTGGTAGAAGCCAGAGACTCTGGCTCGCCTCCTTTCTCATCATTTGCAGAAATTCATATAAACATCAGCGATGTTAACGATAACTTCCCTCAGTTCACTCAAGCCGAGTACAGGTGTGAGGTTTTTGAGAATTCCCCGCCATCCTGGGTTTGTGATGTTCTTGCCATTGATGCCGACTCTGGCAGTTACGGCACAGTGCGGTACAACATAACAGAAGGAAACACTGATCATCTCTTCGCAATTGACTCTGAAAATGGTTTATTGAGCACCACTGCAAGTTTAGACAGAGAAAATATCCCTAAATTCAGCTTGATAGTTGAAGCTGCAGAGGGAGGCAATCCTCTTCATAGAGACCGAGCAACTGTTATCATCATTGTTTTAGACAGAAATGACAACATACCTCGtttttcacagatttttctCACAGAGGTTCCCGAGGACGCTGGTGTTGGACACACAGTTATACAAGTCACCTCAACTGATGATGATACTGGTCCAAATGCAGTTATTAATTACTCCATAATTGACCAAAATGATGATATTCCATTTAATATTGACTTTACCACTGGCTACATCACAGTTGAAAGACTTCTGGACAGGGAGATGCAGGATCATTATGTCCTGAAAGTAAGTGCAAATGATTCAGTATGGATCATAAGCACGGACGTCACTATAGTCATTACAGACGTTAACGATAATAAACCAGtattttctgatcattttcacAACGCTGTCCTCCCTGAGACAAAAGATAAAGAGGTGTTTGTTATGCAGGTTCTTGCTACAGATGCAGATGTTGGGCAAAACAGTGAGATTTTATATGTTATTGAGCCTCCAAATGAGGAGTTTTGGGTGAACGCTACCTTTGGTCAAATCTATACGAAGCAGCCATTGATGTTGCATCATTCTGCTTTTGAAATCTACCAATTTACAGTCATGGCTTTTGATTGTGGCGCTGTTCCCCTGTATAGCAACGCCACTGTCACTGTGAGATTAGAGCCTTATAATCACTACCCGCCGATGTTTCTGCCTCTACAGCCTCTCATTGCGATCCCATATGACATGGCTACAGGAACTGAGGTGATCCAGTTTGCAGCAATAGATCTGGATGTCAATAGTAGCAGTGCTAATATTGAGTATGTTTTAAATGAAGATAATGCTTCGGATTTCTTTTGGATCCAACCTGACAATGGCAAAGTAAAGTTAAAGCAAAGTTTGACAGAGAACCTAAATTCCTTTCTCACTTTAATAGTTGTGGCAAAAGATCAGGGCACCCCACCTTTATCATCGCAGACTGAAATCACTTTTGAAATTACTGGGAGGAATCAATTTTCACCAAGCTTTAGAGAGCCAGctgtcactttctctgtccCTGAGGACTTGCCGGTAGGATCGGTAATTGGGAGAATTCAAGCAGAAGATAGGGATTACGGTCCCAATGGTGCCATCATGTACTGCATTACCCCAGAAAATCAATATTTACCATTCTCTGTAGGAGAAGCCTCTGGGCTTCTAACACTAATCAGAGAGCTTGACTTTGAAGAAGAAGTTATTCATCAGCTTCAAATCAAAGCCGCGGATGGTGGCTGGGTCTCTAGAAAAAGCATGTTAAATGTTACAGTGGTTGTTATGGATGTGAATGACAATCCTCCAGTCTTTTCATACTCCGAATATCTCACATCAGTCCCTGAAAACTCTGAAATTGGAACAAATGTCTTAGATGTCaaggctgctgatgctgatgcaggTATAAATGCACAAATATCCTACTCTATCATTGCTGGTCATGTGGATAAATTTGCTATTGACTCAAGAAATGGCACAATCACTACTTTGGATGTGTTTGATTATGAGCGAGAGCAGATCTTTGATGTAACCATCAAAGCTTCAAACGCTGGCGGTTATAATTTATTTACTCTGGCTCATGTCGTCATCCAAATTGCAGACATCAACGAGTTCACACCTACATTCAGGAAAAGAGAGTTTAACTTTTCAGTATATAAAAATGTGACTGTTGGAACTATCATTGGAGCAGTAACAGCCACAGATTATGACCAAGGCTCTGAAGGTCAGGTGTTTTACCTGATGTTTGgccaaaataaatatattggcTTTGAAATCAACAAACTTTCTGGAGAAATATACACAACTGGCAGTCTGAGGAAACAAGGCAACAGTCGCATAGTTTTAAAAGTTCTGGCAAAGAACTCTGGGGTCATTACTGGCATGGATGTAGATGAAACTTTGGTCCTCATCAGTGTGATCGACACAAACGATGCACCCATGTTCACCTCTGCACTTTATTTGGCGAATGTGACAGAGGACAGCCCGATTGGGACATCTGTGATAACTGTGAGCGCTCTGGATCAGGACTCCATTTTGGACTGGAATCGTTTCTTTTTCAGCATTGAAAGTGGAAACACAAACTTCTCTTTTGCCATTGATCCACCCAGTGGTGTTATTTCAGTAAATTCTCCACTTGACAGAGAACTGTGGGCAGTTTATAACCTGACTGTCACAGCCACTGATAACGGCTCTCCACCAGCCACTGGGACCACTAAAGTCACTGTGACAATTGCTGATGTTAACGACAACACCCCCGAACTCACATTAACTGAGGCTCAGCTGAAAGAAAATCAGCCTCAAGGCACCGTAGTAGCCAGATTAAATGCATCTGACTCTGATTTGCCACCAAACCAGGGACCTTTTACCTACTGGCTGGTAAGTCCTTCAACAGGCAGCGCTTTTTCACTGACTCCTGATGGAGTTTTATTCACCACAAGACCCATTGATCGGGAACAAATCTCTGCATATCGGGTTCTGTTGGCAGTTAGTGATGCAGGGACTCCTGCGCTGTCATCAACAGCAATATTCCACATCAGGATTGTGGACGAAAACGATAACCCTTCACTGCCCAGAAATATCTTCATCGAGGTCAAATATTTTGGCAGTTCTTTCCAAGGTGGCATGATTGGTAACGTCCACCCTGAGGATCAGGATGAGTCTGATACATTTATCTGTGGGATCAAAAGCGGGCCACTGAACATGTTCACGATACCTAATGGCACATGTGAGCTGTGGTCGTCTCCTTTCCAAGGCGAGGCTACATTCAATATCACCATCGAAGCTACGGACCAGCTTCACTTCCCAGTCAACAACAGCATCTATGTAAACTACAAAGGTTTTACAAATGCTTCTATAGACAGTTGTATATTATTCTATATGTCATCATCCTCAATGGAAGAGTTCTTGTCTAATAAGTATTTGAGGTTTGTGAAAGCTCTGGACAGTCTGTTTAACCTACAAGCCTCTAAGACTCATGTATTTGGAATCAAACTTATTGGTAGTGAAATCCTTCTGTTGGCTGCAGTCAAAAATTACAATGGTGAATATCTCAGCAGAGAAGTGGCGAGTGGCATCTCTGCAGGACATAAGAAATTACTGGAGTCTCAGACCAATGTGATGATATCTCACATCACCAGCGATCCCTGTCTCACCAGCCCTTGTCAGAACGGGGCAGtgtgcaacaaaaacatttacatcgGCCAGGACGTTGCTGTGCTGGAGAGCCTGCTTGTCATCTTTGTGTCACCGCAGAAAGAGGTTTTTAATTGTACCTGTCCAGCCGGCTTCACCGGGACACTGTGTGAAGATGACATTGATGAATGTGAGGTGAATCCCTGTAAGAATAAAGGCACATGTGTGAATACTGCAGGAAGTTTCTACTGTCATTGTCAGAGCAGCTTTTCTGGCTCTATCTGCTCTATTGATGTAGATGAATGTCTGAAGGTGAAGTGCCAAAATGGAGGGACATGTCTTCCCGCACAGGATGGATATTACTGTCACTGTGTGCCTGGATATGAAG GAGAAATGTGTGAGCAGTTCATAGACCACTGTAGCTCCACACCCTGTATCCACGGCAGCTGCATTAGTTCACAGACTGGATTCTCTTGTCTTTGTCCCTTTG gAGTCAGTGGCGTCCACTGTGAGGAGCACAGTTTCGGCTTTGAGGAGCTGTCCTTCATGGAGTTTCCCCCATTAGACCGCAGGGCTAATTTAATCTCTCTAGAGTTTGCGACAGTGCAGAGAAATTCCTTGCTCCTCTACAGCCCTGGAGGATCGTCCAGCAGGGAGTTCCTTGCACTGGAGATACTGGACGGGGCCATACATCTCTCTTATGACCTGGGCTCAGGACCTGTGAggctgcagacaaacaaacaagtggcAGATGgatattttcacattgtcactgCCAGGAGGATTGGTAAT ATGGGTTCTTTACGTGTGGACAACTGCACAGATGTTGAGAACAATGGATTTTGCTTTTCAGAGAGTCATGGCAGTGGCTCAGAGAG GAGCCTAGATGTTGGCAACAGTTATATCACATTTGGAGGATTGAGGACTATTGAATTTATTCTACTGCATCCTGCTCAGATAAAAACCCATGACTTTGTCGGATGTATCCGAAACATTCATGTTAATGGCATCCAGCTGACACAGTCTATGGCCCTTGTGACATATAACATTCTTGATAG GTGTCCTCGAACAGCAGTTTCCCCATGTCACAGCGACCCATGTAAGAATGGTGGTGTATGCCACGACCTGTGGTCTGACCATCTCTGTGAGTGCAAGAGTCCTTTTTTTGGAAGCGACTGTGCCGAAG AATCATCAGAAGAATTTGTATTGAGACTTGATGGGAACGACTATATTGAGTATGTCATAAAGGAGAGATTCAAGAGAGACTACCTGCTAAAAGACTCGCTGGATGATGAGAAAGAGGGGAACAACAGACACCAAACAGTGATTAACATCAAGTTCAAGACCAAACACAATGGAGCATTAATGTTTGTTACTGGACAGACAGGATATATCATGCTGAAG ataaaagacagaaaacctgTGTTCCTGTCCAAAGACACGCTGTCCGGACACCTGTCAGAGTTCACTGTGGACTCTACAGTGGCTGACCGGGTCTGGCATGTCCTATCCTTGTTCAGCAATGGACAGATCACTTTTCTGACTCTGGATGGAAAACCAGTCTTGAACATCACCGACCGAATAATGGATCTCACTCCTGTTAGTGTGGAAAAGATTATTCTTGGTGCGGCTCTGACAGGCGACTCAAAGCTCCAACAGTCAG GGTTCAGTGGATGTGTTCAGTATTTCAATGTGACCGGTTACACTCTGCCTGTCAGCGGACACAGTGTGACGGTGGACATCTGGCCGAGCCCCACTCTTCTCCAGTCCAGCTGCATCTCTCCAGGTGTCTGTCTGCCCTCCCCCTGCTCTGATGAGGACACTGTCAGGAGGAGTTGTCTCTCTGGACAGTGTCAAACCCGGTGGAGGTGTGGACCCGCTGTGCAGAACAGGTCCTGCATCTGTTTGCATAATGTCTCCGACCACGCCTGCGATATCTGCATCTCTACAACAGAAAGCCGTGATCAGTGCTCTGAGGCAGAGGGCAGTGTGCCTCTGTGGCTCATAGCTGTGATTCTTCCTCTAATCTCTATCCTGGTTATTATAGGAATGTTTCTCGCCCTTTACAGAGTGAGGCGGCAGAACGCAAAGTGTCAGCCTGATAGTTTGCCACAGAAGACAGAGCGAGGGACAGACAATgtaactttttgttttgatgacaaCATGACGCTCACGGATGCTGCACctgcagaaaaagagaaacaacatgacCCAGTGACTGCTGATCTGCAGAGGTCAAGTGTGGAGTTTTACTGTGATGCCAGTCTGTCAAGTGTGCAGCCGGAGCCCAACAGTGAGCTGGAGTATTATGAAATCGGCAGCATCTCTAGTGCGTTTCATTCAGACACCTCCCTCGAGCTCAGCTGGCACAAGCATTGGTACAGCACAAAGTGTGCGAAAGCTGATCCTAAACGGTGGGGAGATTTGAAGATGCTACTCACAAGATTTAAGAAGGAATGCTCCAGCGAAGTGAAGGCAAAGAGTCCAACAAAACCTCAACATGTGGCCTCCCTAAACAAGCAACTGTCAGAGCAGCCACAGAATACACCACCTTGTTACACAAAGAAGATCCCACAACCAGAGCTCCTGGAACCTGTGCAATGCCTCACCTTTGAAGAAATTAGTAAAATAAATGCTCCTCTGGAGCAAACAATGTCACATCAAGCATCCCTGAGGTGTGGACCCACCAAGTCCACCACGATGGAGGATGTCTCATTtgacagtgaaacagacagcACATTCACCTGCTCCGAGTCGGAGTGTAGACAGGTTTCTGTCATCAGCACCAGGAAAGATGGACATTACCAGTCAAGCCTCTTTGCACGCAGCTTCAGACAACAAGACATTTTGCCTGTGAGCACATTATTCAAACACAACTGTCACTCTGCTGCAGGTCAGCATAAAGATGACAGTACTCCCTCAAGGATGTTTGAGCGatgggaaaatattttaaatatgcatCTACCTTATAGCAGCTATGTTCCCGTATTTGAGGATATTGTATGTCTACCCATGGAACCCAGTCAGAGCTATGACATGCAAAGTGACACAGAGGAAATTATTTGA